DNA sequence from the Actinomycetes bacterium genome:
CCGTCGCGCTCCCACTGCTCGTGGTGCGGGGCGATCTCCTTCTCGATGAAGGTGCGCACCGTCGCCCGGAACGCCTCATGCTCCTCGGTGAAGATCTGCCGCATCTAGCTCGTCCACTCCTTGAGCCGACGGATGAGGCCGGCCGGGTCCCGGTCGACAGGGGTCACGTTGAGCACGGTCACGCCCGACTCGCGGAACGCGGCGATGCGTTCCTTCACGTAGGACTCTGGTCCCACCAGGTTGCACATCTCCAGCAGGTCCGGCGGGACCAGCGCCTCGGCCTCCTTCTTGTGGCCCTCGAGGTAGAGGTCCTGGATCTTCTCGGCCTCGGCCGCGAAGCCGTACTGGCTGACCAGGTCGTTGTAGAAGTTCTTGCCCTTGGCCCCCATGCCGCCGATGTAGAGCGCGAACTGCGGCCGGGCCAGGTCGAGCAGGGCCTTGACGTCGTCGCCCACGGCGACCATGCCGCCTGCGGCGATCTCCAGCGGGGCCAGGTCGGCTGACCGCTTGGCGGTGCCGGCGTCCAGCGCGCTCCCCCAGACGTCCCGGGCGCGCTCGGGCGCGTAGGGGTAGGGCAGCCAGCCGTCGGCGATCTCCGCCGTGGACTCCACGCTCTTGACGCCGAGCGCGGCCACGTAGATCGGCACCGCCGGGCGTTCAGGGTGGGTGAGCATCTTCAGCGGCTTGCCCAGGCCGGTGCCCTGGCCGGGCGGCAGCGGCAGGGTGAAGATGCCCTCGTTGGTGAGCACCTCGCGCCGCAGCGCGCGCCGGACCAGCTCGACGAGCTCGCGGGTGCGCCCGAGCGGCCGGTCGTAGGGCAGCCCGTGCCAGCCCTCGATCACCTGCGGGCCGGAGGCGCCGATGCCGAGGATGGCCCGCCCGCCGCTGACGTTGTCCAGCCCGGCGATCGTCTGGGCGATCAGGGCCGGGGTGCGGGAGTAGATGTTGAGGATCGCCGAGCCGATCTGCACCCGCTCGGTCTTGGCCGCGAGGTACCCCATGAGGGTGGGGGAGTCGAAGCCGTAGGCCTCGGCCACCCAGATGATGTCGAGCCCCGCGTCCTCCAGGGCGACGACAGCGTCGGCCGCCTCACGCGGGTTGCCCGCGTACTGCAGCAGCGTGGAGACTCGCACCGGTCATCCCTCCTGGGCGAGGTCGTGGTGCTCCTCGCGGAGCTGACGCTTGAGGATCTTGCCACTGGGGTTGCGGGGCAGCCAGTCCACGATCACGACGTACTTCGGCGTCTTGTAGCCGGCCAGGTGCTCGCGGGTGTGGGCGATGACCGCGTCACCGGAGAGCGTTGCCCCTGGCTTGGGGACGACGGCAGCAGCAACCACCTCGACCCAGTGCGGGTGGCTGACCCCGAAGACGGCCACCTCGGCCACGCCGTCCATCAGGTAGATGGTCTCCTCGACCTCCCGGCTCGCGACGTTCTCGCCGCCGGTCTTGATCATGTCCTTCTTGCGGTCGACGACGGTGAGGTAGCCGTCCGCGGTCATGACCCCGAGGTCGCCGGAGTGGAACCAGCCGTTGCGGAAAGCCTCGGCGGTCTTGGCCTCGTCCTTGTAGTAGCCGAGGGTCGCGTGCGGGCTGCGGTGCACGATCTCGCCGACGGTGCCTGGCGGGACCGGCCGGTCGACGTCGTCGACCACCCGGGTCTCCACGTTGAGGCCGGAGCGCCCGGCCGATCCGGCCCGGCTGACCTGCTCGTCCGGGCCGAGGATCGTCGCGAGCGGCGCCATCTCGGTCTGCCCGTAGAAGTTCCACAGCCGGACGCCCGGCAGCCGCTGCTGCAGCTCGCGCAGCACCTCGACCGGCATCGGCGAGGCGCCGTAGTAGCCCTTGCGCAGCGAGCTTAGGTCGGTGCCGTCGAAGTGCGGCGAGCGGAGCAGGCTGATCCACACCGTGGGCGGGCAGAACAGCTTGGTGACCCGTTCGGTCTCGATGGTGCGCAGCAGGGTCGCCGGGTCGGGGGCCGGCAGGATGATGCTGGTGGCGCCCAGGTAGACGTCCGGTCCGAGGAAGCAGTCCAGCTGCGCGGTGTGGTACAGCGGCAGGGCGTGCACCTCGACGTCGGTGCCCTCCATCCCGCCGTCCACGATGCAGGAGACGTACTGCCACATGAGCGACCGGCTGGACAGCATCGCGCCCTTGGGCCGGGACTCGGTGCCGGAGGTGTACATCAGGCGCAGCGGGTCGTCGTCGCCGACGGCAACCTCCGGGGGATGGCCGTCGTGGTCGATCCAGCTCTGGACGTCGGGCCAGCCCTCGGGGGTCTCAGCGCCGGACAGGCGGATCGTGCCGCGGACCGTGATGGTGACCCCGGCGGACTCGATCGCCTTCTCGGCGGTCGCGACCAGGGCGTCCTCCGCGACGAACGCGGTCGCCTCGCTGTGCTCGAGGATGTAGCCGATCTCGTC
Encoded proteins:
- a CDS encoding acyl-CoA synthetase, with the protein product MGNPLIDTARQHSIGDLPRRSANRFPDKLAVRSGGTSLTFAELDAAISRAAAALAAGGLAKGDRLALLSHNCWQFAVLSFATARIGVILVPVNFMLGPDEIGYILEHSEATAFVAEDALVATAEKAIESAGVTITVRGTIRLSGAETPEGWPDVQSWIDHDGHPPEVAVGDDDPLRLMYTSGTESRPKGAMLSSRSLMWQYVSCIVDGGMEGTDVEVHALPLYHTAQLDCFLGPDVYLGATSIILPAPDPATLLRTIETERVTKLFCPPTVWISLLRSPHFDGTDLSSLRKGYYGASPMPVEVLRELQQRLPGVRLWNFYGQTEMAPLATILGPDEQVSRAGSAGRSGLNVETRVVDDVDRPVPPGTVGEIVHRSPHATLGYYKDEAKTAEAFRNGWFHSGDLGVMTADGYLTVVDRKKDMIKTGGENVASREVEETIYLMDGVAEVAVFGVSHPHWVEVVAAAVVPKPGATLSGDAVIAHTREHLAGYKTPKYVVIVDWLPRNPSGKILKRQLREEHHDLAQEG
- a CDS encoding LLM class F420-dependent oxidoreductase, with product MRVSTLLQYAGNPREAADAVVALEDAGLDIIWVAEAYGFDSPTLMGYLAAKTERVQIGSAILNIYSRTPALIAQTIAGLDNVSGGRAILGIGASGPQVIEGWHGLPYDRPLGRTRELVELVRRALRREVLTNEGIFTLPLPPGQGTGLGKPLKMLTHPERPAVPIYVAALGVKSVESTAEIADGWLPYPYAPERARDVWGSALDAGTAKRSADLAPLEIAAGGMVAVGDDVKALLDLARPQFALYIGGMGAKGKNFYNDLVSQYGFAAEAEKIQDLYLEGHKKEAEALVPPDLLEMCNLVGPESYVKERIAAFRESGVTVLNVTPVDRDPAGLIRRLKEWTS